The window CAATCGGCATTAAGATTCAAAACCATAAATAGATATATAATTGGATATTAGTTGTATACCCTTATGGCATTTCATTTATTTtgctttatttaataaataatatattaccatttatttatttattttgattgatAAACAATAAATTTATATATCACATCAAAATATTTTACCTTTTTTTATGTTAGGGAAAATGATTTTTGTATGTGACCACATATGCTTACATATAAGTAGTAGTACGTTAAATTATTAGTTTCTTGTACATTGAATTCAACAATTTCAACTTGTTAATCCGTTTAAAAATATTTACTTTTTAAATTTAGTTAatataaatattttgtaattattatCTTATATATTTTACCATTAAGAAACAACAAATAAAACAACCAATTAGAAATTCGAGTTTGGTTTCTTTCACTTTCAATATTCAATTTTTCATCTCATTTTTCACAAACTTGGTTCTCAAACGAGTAAGGTACTAATCCTAACTCCTCGTCTCATTATCCTTTACAATCTCGAACTCTAACAATTAAGTGTGTAATCAATAACTATCAACCCCTCATTCGGTTATTCCTTAGTCATCTTGCGTGTTTGAGTTGCGCAGAAAATAGAATTTAGAATTTTGTAATGTTGTTTGAACATTTAATTTGTGTTTGTGGTTGTAATTATTCTTTTCGAACATGAACATTTATTGGGATTTGtaatttaattttctaattttatttATACATTTATTAGAATATGTAACTTATTTAATTAGGTGTAAGTTCtatttatttggttttttatGCAAATGGGTCAACTTGGGTTAaacttatttattaaataaattcaaCCTATTATTAAACATGATGAATTTTGTTAAGAGTTTTTATCATCTTTAATTAAACGTGTTGGTTGGGTTGTCAACACATTTAATTAAACATGTCAACCTGAAAATGACTCAACATGACATATTGTCACCCATATATAGTGGCTATATGAGTTTTGTGCGACAAGAATGTCATGTTTAAAACTAAAATGGAAATGTAATATGGTTACAGTATGATACATTAGTCTAAATGATAGTCGATTAAGAAGATGTATGAAATGAATGAGGAAGTTTCTAAAATGAGGATGTTATGAATGACATTCATTAGAACATTATTGAACAAGATATTTAATGTGGTAGGAGTGATGTCGATCAATGATAAATTGAGGGAGGGAAGAATGTAGTGGTTTTGGCATATGTCCATATGAGACAACACACCACTACAATAGAGTAGTATAGGTTGATGATATGTATTCATACAAGGAGTGatgattaaaatttaaaaatcaggATTGGGGAGCAAGCAAATATAtgtcatagttttttttttttttttttttttttttttttttttacaatgttTACATATTTATTTTTCCCTTTAAGTCGACGCTTAATTGCCAACAAGAAATTTCTTATTTACCACCTCTATTAACCTACTCCACACGATTTACATGTTGGAGATCATCTGAAAATAGTCTTTCTATGACGAGGTGGAGTAATGACCTCTTTCTTACACATTCTTAATGAGAATCAATTATTATTGTTGTTACTATTGTTTCTTAgccaacaaaaacaaaaaagaaaaataataaacttTCTTTTTCCCAAAGAAAAACGTTTTTTTAATAGAAATGAATCATTTTCCACTTACACAATAGATATGATTCACATTTCCAAATTTAGATAGGAATTAGTATCTATACTCAATCAAAGTGCTCAATCAATTTCAATCTCCCTAACCACAACCTCTTAGTCATCATCATCTTACtttcctctctcctcatttcatCATCACTATAAATATATATTACTCTCTCCCAGTTGTCCACCATCATATACATcattctctctccctctctctctactACATACACATGTATATATAAACATGATGATAGTAAAGATTCTGAAAGCATGGCTTAAAAAGAGGAGGGAGATTAATGGAGTTGCATCTTGTTTAAGCTGTAAAAACTGGTGTCCATGGAGAATCACtcaaccatcatcatcatcatcatcatcatcaccatccaTACATGAAGACGATGAACATGACTCCATTCCAAGGGACGTCCCAAAGGGTCATCTTGTAGTCTACGTTGGTCAAAACCAGAGTAGGTTTGTCATCAATGTGAAATTACTAAAAAACCCTTCATTCAACGAGTTGTTGGATCAAGCTCGAGAAGAATACGACTTCACTGCTGATTCTAAACTCTACATCCCTTGTGATGAGGAAGTCTTCCTCAAAGTTGCTTCATTGCCACATGATCACAAAACCACTTTCTGTTTTTGAATtttgttagattttttttttttgttcaagaTTTTAGATTTAGTGTAAAGTAGCAAACCCCATTTTTGAAGGGATTCTTGATGAAATAATAAATTGTGATTCCTAACAACAAAATCATGAAAAGTAACCATTCCAATTTCCATCTACACATTTTATACAAACCATTTGAATTCATATCatctaaaaaaaatgttattcACATTTGTTCAAACACATTTAACCAAAACACCAACACTTCATATTTGCAAGAATTGACATCATATCAACTATCATCTAACATCTCCAAGCATGGCTTCAAGCTCTCGTTGACCAAAAGGTTGACCACTAGAATTAGCATGAATGGACTTCACAGACAAGTAATACATCAACCATGCAACCATGAAGTAAACCTCCATGAAACAATGTAAAGCTCTAGCAAAGAAATCCCCAAATGTTCTTGCAAATACCCATCTAACATATGGTCCACAAACTATACTTTCAAAACTCTTGAGATTATAAGCGAGATGCAGCGATAATGACAACAAATTCCAACCTTCTTGTACAACTTCCCGCCAATTTCTTCTTGGATCCGCCATAACTATCCAAGGATCCAGAGTAAGCGCAAAGGAGGTCAAGAAATCTACGAACAGCCATGGTAAAATGAAGTCTTCACGTTCCTTCTCGAAACCTTTAACCCATGGAGAGAAAATGGAATATGGCATGAAGATTAACCTAACGAAGATCTTCACGAGTGTATGTTTGTCTTCAATTTGTCCGAAGAAGCAGATGCCCAAGAGTAGAGAGAAAACAGATCTGATTATCCATCTCATGAGAATGTTGCGACACAATCGTTTCAAACCCAGAGAACAACCATTCAAGTAAGTCCCGATGAAAGAGTTGTATCTCATACAGAAATCGTTCAGAACCAATACGAATATAACCCCATGAATGTAAGCATAAGTAGAAACGAATCCAAGCACGAGATATCCATACGAAGCACAGAAAGCACCAAAGGGGAAGAACAATGCAGTAAATCCATGGCGTTCGAGGTCAGATGTCTTCAAGGACTGCGAGTCGGATTTACTTTCAGCCGTTTCATCAATCGGAGCAGAATCGTTGATTTCAGATGCGTTGATGTCATTATTCGACACGGAATTGGAGAATCCCAATTGGGAATCGGAGGAGTCGAGTATGAATGAGGTGGAATTTGATTGGGGGTTTGGGAGGCTGCGACGATCGAACTCATCGTCTTCAGTGAAGAAATCATTGTCTAGAGTCCCGACGAGGGGGAGCTGGAGGAAAGGGCGGCGTACGGCGGTGATCGTGGTGGGATTGGGAGGTTCGTGAGTTCGAGAGAAGAAGGATTGAATGGAAGACTGGTTATCGATGTAGGAAGTGAGGGTATTAGTAGCCATGTCGATGTTAAGACGTTGAAAAGACAGAAGGATGGAAAGAACGagaaacataaggaaattcttgCGGGTGAAGAAGATGGAGGTGGTTCGAGTCAGGACAGCAGTGGCCGTCGGGAGGACGACTATACGCCGTGGCggcggtggcggtggcggtgTAGGATGCTCGTTCATGGCGATGAATGACAATGGATCTTGAGTTTCTATTATTGGTCAGAATTTAGATGTGCAAAGTGATGAACTATGATTTGTTTAGAGCATTATATATAAACCCATTTCGAAGTTGGTGCCCAATTCAGTTAACTTCCCTCCAATTCTTTGATCCTCTCCAATGGCGGAATGCGTTTCTTGATTGAATCTTGTTCAGTTTGGCGGTTATTTCCTTCTTTGTTCTGTTTCAAGCTTTCACGTTCTGTTGCGAGGGCAGAGGAACCGATTTCGAATTGTAATAATTTTGGAACGTGGCACTTAAAAGGTAAGGGTTTTAGTTGTAAAACTCGATCGACAAAAGAAATAGTTGTGTATTATTGGAGGATGTGTAATTGTGTATTATATTTCTTGTAAGACCATCCGGTGTACATTGCACGAATATGTTCGTGGTCTAGTTGGCCACGAACCACGGCCGTGCACACCACCCCGGTGGTTCGTGGTGGGTCGTGGTCGTGGCCTTCCGTGGCCCGGACAACGAATGCAAACGACCAATCATCCGATGCGCAAAGAATTCGACCGTTTCTTGAGCCGTTGTGTAGCCGTTGTTAAACGGctagattaataaaaaaaaaaaaaataaataaataaataatttatttacctataaataccatacttttactccttattttttacaccattcttttctttctctataCACAAACTACACACTACATCTTCACAACCAAAAATCATGGATCCCAACCAAAATACCCCTCCAAACTACCGAAATCGCAAACCCGATAACGCTTTTGCGTTAGACACAACACCTCGACAATTCCCGACGATGGAGTCACCTCAAGGCGGTTTTATCAATCTACTTCAAAGTGGTTCCCCTATCCAACAAACACCACTTTTCCAACAACAATATCAACCTTTTCCGGCtttccaacaacaacaaatgcaacaacaataccaacaatttcaacaattccaacaactacaacaactccaacaacaatcgtcacaacaacaacaaccaccaagcTCACAACCACCACTTTCGCCGGATTTTGTTCCGGAAACGcaaccttcaccaccacctcaaccaaaaaagaaaaaaggaaaaaaaccgGCCCGACCCACTACCAACCAAGAAAGGGTCCCAtggacaaaagaagaagaagaaaagttagCGGAGGCATGGGTGGCGGCTTCCGAAGATCCAATTGTAGGAGATAGCCAGACGTACGGAAGTTTTTGGGAAAAAGTCCGAGCCATTTTTTACGACTTAATGGAAAGTCAAGCTCGAAATGCCGATCAAATTACGTCGAAATGGCGAGATATTCGATTAAAATGCACCGATTTTGGAGGAATCTACAACAATCTCCTAAACATACGCAAAATAAACATACGCAAAAGCGGCTCGAACGATAATGTTTTCAAGGCGGCCATGGACCAATATGAAAAAACAACGCCTACACGCAAAGCTTTTCCGTATATGAAGCCGTGGCTAAAATTGAAAGACTCCCCAAAATGGAAAGAGCAAACGGAAGGAAGTTCCCAATCTTCCGGTTCAAAGCGTTCGAGAAACCCCGATGGAGCTTCTCAACAATCGGACGGCCGAACACACATCGACATCAACGACGATCCGATAGATCTTGAAACCGACCAACCTCTTCCTCGGCCCGttggaagaaataaagcaaaaaaagCGGCGTCAACATCTTCGAATTCTAGTGTTATGGATATGTTCGGCGATAAATTTGATCGATATGTGCAGCTTCAGGAAACGAAGGCCGAGGTGATGACTCGGATGGAACAAAAAATGATCGAAGCACAAACATCATTTCAAGAGGCACAAGAGACACTCCAAACAAAAACCGATATGGAAATCTTGAAAATGAAAGCGGACGACCTTGAGGGCGAAGACTTGGAACTTTTTCTAGCAATGAAAGAGTCGGTTCGAGCCCGACGTAGGCGTAGGGGATAGTTTATTTTATgtatggttggaatttttagtttttttttaattttttttaaattaactaatgtaatttttattttgattgttatttttattttattttttaatttcaattaatttagtttttatttaatgtaatttggtattttaatttaatggaaaaatagtattaaaaaaatgtttttaatgtatttttgaattaaatttaaataaaaaaatgaggtggagtggtgttttaatgtatttttgaattaaatttaaataaaaaaatgaggtgGAGTGGTGTGTTTAGTGGTAAGTACCCCATGTATGTGGTAGTGGAATGTGGTGCTGATGTGGCACCCACcacatatgtggtatgtggtgggtataacggatggtctaataaaaataatgaaaaatgtgaaattggtatCAAAATGCACATGATTAATCCAAAGTGATCAAACGATATTTTTATACCATATTTGACTCTTTGTTTTAGGATGGTATGAATCACCAAAGAAAaaaatatggaaatatggaaaatgttccagggttacatataaaaaagTGAAATTTCGTCAAATAACTAAAAGGAAGGGGATGTTTGAAGTTTTTGACTAtgaaaaaatggagttttgtagaATGACTATGATTTTCACATAGGGGGCTCTACAGAAGCCTTAAACCTTATGAGGAATCAGACCCTCAATGAGGAATTGAGGTTTTAGGGGTATTTtgtaaattcataaaaaaaacggATTCTAATTGGGTTGCTACGGAAGTCCAAATCAGTTACAACGTGTGTGTGTGTTGGGGAAGGGGTTGCTACGGAAACTTCAAAGACGTGCAAAAATCGGTTTCAAGGAATTTCAAATCGatcatattatttgttatttgatttatAAATGTGTTATTGAATCCATTATATGGTATTTAGAGTGTATCTTAATTCAATTGATAAGAAACAACTAGAAAATCCAGATTTTTTCCATGGGTGCTCTGAAGAACAGTTCCTCATAGTTGTGTAATTGAAGAACAAATCTGCAAAGGACCTTTCTgcgtaggggtgcaaacgagccgagccgagctcgagactggtcaggctcggctcgggctcgtttaacttatacgaggctcgagctcgagcttagatcgattcgagctttcttgtactgagctcggctcgagctcgtaaataattatacaagctcggctcgggctcgagcTCGACTTGTTTTTTGTTCgacgtgcctaaataagcttaagttcggctcgagctcgttaagaagctcgtttattAATACCATAAATTCCTAATTCCcccaaatatatttttattttaatatataaaaataataataaattatattatataaaagctcgtttaggctcgcgagtctaatcgagcttagtgacataggctcgagctcgaactcgtttaataaacaagcttaatattaagctcgagctcggctcgggcttgtttcaaatcggtttcgagtcgagcttttaatgaGCCGATCTcaagtagctcacgagtagcttggctcgtttgcacccatATTCTGCGGAACCATTGAGTCCTCTGCGGAACTGTCGGAATCAATTTAAATTCTTCAGCAACCATTTCTTCAGAGTGATTAATGATCCGGAGAGACAACACCATTTCCATTGAGCCGCTTCTACGGAAGTATGAAAGATACCCTTTTTTATCTTTATCCCTTGTCACCTCAATTCTTCATTGTTATTCACATTCCTCAAAAGGTTTAAGACTTACATAGAGCCCCCTCTGCGGAACTCATGGTCGTTCTACAAAAGTCCATTTTTCTTGGTTAAAATGTTCAAACACCCCTCTTCCCTTTGGTCATTGAAtgaaatttatttataaaaaatgcaCATGATTATATGGGAGAGAGTGAGAAAAAGAGAGTAGTTACCATTTTACAGAATAATGGCATTGAATACACATAAATTATAATATTACACTTATCATCCAATGCAAACTTTCGTTGGTTGATTAAATCTTTTTAAAGGATATGTCTCATCGATAGAAAAATAAGGAAGATGAATCAAATAAAACACAAATGAAAGAAGAAAACGTGAAACATAGGTAGAAAGAGAAGGAAGAAAAACTCAAACATATAAAAAGGTTTAGTTAGAGAATAAATACTCTTGAAAAAGGTCAAGTATCAATTTGGCACCACCAAAATAGCAAAGAAAAAAAGATAATACATTTCAGCAGAATTTGTCAATTGgattacaattttttttctccACAAATTATGACACCAACAATTACATCTAAGCAATGAACATAGATATAATAATGGATGATTATTGATTTCGTGAAGATAAAATGAAGATATTTGTTGTAAGGCATTTTGCCCATAAGCATGTCTTTGTTGAACTTGTGTAAATGTGTTAAAATATTGTTCTCATGTTTATGTCGATAATTAAATTTATTCTGCATTTATCTTTCACTATTGAATCTTGGGTTTTATAAAACGTTATCAGAGTTATCATTGACGGATTTGAGTGGTTTTGTAACtaaaaattatttgttttttattttagaattttttttttgtctcttATATCTCAATATTAGATTTCATATTCAGTGGTGATACCGAATCATCAAGCGATGATTGTTTAGTGATTGTTCAAGAACTAAGTCTCCACTTTTAATACAAGAAAAGTACAATCAACAGATAATGAAAGGGTTTTTATGATTTCACTAACAGAAGTTGTGGAGATCAATTGAAGAAGTTTGGTCATTCCAAAAGTGTAGGTCGTTCTGGTTGTTGCTATGTAATTTTGTTCATTCTTCTTTCTCATAACTTGAGCCATAAAAATTGTTCTAAAAGTATGTGTTGAAAATTTTGAACCAAACTTGGATCGTGAATACTCCAGAATGATTGTTGCTACTCCTGAATGCTCTATTCCAAAGATATTGCTcattttacaatatatatatatatatatatatatatatatatatatatatatatatatatatatatatatatatatatatatatatatatatatatatatattggagtatgatcaaatgagaacacctaaaatgtTAGAACGCGAGAACAAATCTGGATCGTTTAAATATTTAAATCTAAGGTTATTATTAAAGAGGCGCTTTATGAAAAATTCTAAAACTATTGACATTAAAGTGTAACATTTAAATGGTCAAAAGGGTATAATAGGAATTACAATTTTACCTATTTCCTATAATTTCTCACTCTCTCACCTATTTCCTTTCATCTTCTCGTATCTATTTTCCCCCTCTATAGGGTTTCTAATGCCGCCTCCTTCTTAGAGACCTCCTTCTCACATTTCGCAATTGTCGACTCAACTCGTCCTATACACGCCTCCGAAGACCGTTCCCCTGTTCGCTACTTCGTCGGTGATCGCATTGATTTCTACTCATTGGCGCAACCTCGCCTCCACTCCGGCGCAGCAAGGCAGCAGCGGCGACTCAGGTAACCGGTTCCCTGTTCGCTACTTCGTCGGTGATTTCATTGATTTCTACTCACCGACGCAACCTCACCTCCACTTTGGCACAACAAGGCAGTCAGGTAATTTCGATTCCTTGCCATTGTTAGGTGGTCATAAGTGATTGCTAAAGACTTAGTTTAAGCTTTCTAGTTGATTTATTTGCTCATAGTTTTCACCAATCAAATGAATTTTATGCAGCAATCATCATTTTCAGAACTTAAAAAAATGGGTTTCATGTAATGATTTAATGACTTAGGTTAAGCTTTCTAGTTGATTTATTTGCTCATAGTTTTCACGACTCAAATGAATTTTAGTTGTGTAAAGGTTTGTAAAAACCTACCCCACCTCCTTGGAGTTTTAAACCTCGACATTTGTGATTTCTTCACCTTACATTCCTGATCCAAAACTATACatttggataaaaaaaaatgCACATGATTTCTTATGATTAGAATCCTTCTTGTTGATTAATCATTTTTCTCATTATCACATCTTTCCTTGATTGTTGGTTGTATTTTGTTATGGAAATTTGAAGTTATTGATACGATCAATTGGATTCATTATTGATTGTATATATTACAATACTGTTTGTAACatgatttatttatgaatagagttttttattgattgtatatcttcCATTACCACTTGTAACATGATTTATTTCtgaatagatttttttttttgattttgtactataaatttattttatttttaagtcaGGAAAATGGTGTGGCGAGTTCATCAAATGTGTTTTGGATAGTAAAGGACTTTTAGGAAACATTCAATATTATTTAGAAGACTCTCAAGTGAATGTAAAAATTGATAAATCGGATTTTATAAAGAGATTGTTTGAGTTTAATCATCAATGaatagaagtatattataatCGCATCCGTTTATACCTTAATGATTGATATTTTAAATAGGTTTAATCTAAGAGCTTGATATTTTGAATAAGGATAACTCTAAGTTGGGAAATCGACAACATGATCAAGGGTGCCTCTCCTTGTTTCTATGTATATGGTAGCAACAAGAAAATTTGAAGAAAAATAATGACATATGAATTCATTTATGATTAGTGGTATATGTATCAATGAATATAACCACTGGAAATATAGAAATTTAGAAGTCTTTTGTattttgttaaaataaagttGTATTTCGTTTATGATTATGAGTAGAGGTTTATTCTTTTGTAATGAAATGAGTTTGTTTAGatttgtattcatttatgattaagaTTAGTGGCTTATTCTTTTCGAATGAAATGATAAATTCTTAAacattttttgttttcaattcaTGGAAAAAAATGAGTCTAGTCATGGCATCTTCACTTATAAATATGACAATACTTAATAAAACTAAAGCAAGTCGTTTATGTATTCAAGATAAATTAGtttgatattttttttcatttatgaaCATGAATTAGGTAAAGCAAGataaaatattttgatttttaatttagacaaaatattgataaaatgttttttttatctttaattaataatataaaaaaatgaataattCTTGTTTTTAGTAACAATAATTTGAACCCCTAAAATTTAGCAACTTaccattttaatttattttttgtaatttaattaaaaaacacATTTACCCATATACTCTTGTATATTGATTGGTCCAGAACTGTTCTCACGTTTTCAAtattttaggtgttctcatttgattctctccttatatatatatatatatatatatatatatatatatatatatatatatatatatatatatatatatatatatatatatatataagttggtt of the Lactuca sativa cultivar Salinas chromosome 6, Lsat_Salinas_v11, whole genome shotgun sequence genome contains:
- the LOC128126779 gene encoding glutathione S-transferase T3-like; the protein is MDPNQNTPPNYRNRKPDNAFALDTTPRQFPTMESPQGGFINLLQSGSPIQQTPLFQQQYQPFPAFQQQQISQPPLSPDFVPETQPSPPPQPKKKKGKKPARPTTNQERVPWTKEEEEKLAEAWVAASEDPIVGDSQTYGSFWEKVRAIFYDLMESQARNADQITSKWRDIRLKCTDFGGIYNNLLNIRKINIRKSGSNDNVFKAAMDQYEKTTPTRKAFPYMKPWLKLKDSPKWKEQTEGSSQSSGSKRSRNPDGASQQSDGRTHIDINDDPIDLETDQPLPRPVGRNKAKKAASTSSNSSVMDMFGDKFDRYVQLQETKAEVMTRMEQKMIEAQTSFQEAQETLQTKTDMEILKMKADDLEGEDLELFLAMKESVRARRRRRG
- the LOC111894064 gene encoding uncharacterized protein LOC111894064 codes for the protein MNEHPTPPPPPPPRRIVVLPTATAVLTRTTSIFFTRKNFLMFLVLSILLSFQRLNIDMATNTLTSYIDNQSSIQSFFSRTHEPPNPTTITAVRRPFLQLPLVGTLDNDFFTEDDEFDRRSLPNPQSNSTSFILDSSDSQLGFSNSVSNNDINASEINDSAPIDETAESKSDSQSLKTSDLERHGFTALFFPFGAFCASYGYLVLGFVSTYAYIHGVIFVLVLNDFCMRYNSFIGTYLNGCSLGLKRLCRNILMRWIIRSVFSLLLGICFFGQIEDKHTLVKIFVRLIFMPYSIFSPWVKGFEKEREDFILPWLFVDFLTSFALTLDPWIVMADPRRNWREVVQEGWNLLSLSLHLAYNLKSFESIVCGPYVRWVFARTFGDFFARALHCFMEVYFMVAWLMYYLSVKSIHANSSGQPFGQRELEAMLGDVR
- the LOC111894065 gene encoding protein SMALL AUXIN UP-REGULATED RNA 12-like, translated to MMIVKILKAWLKKRREINGVASCLSCKNWCPWRITQPSSSSSSSSPSIHEDDEHDSIPRDVPKGHLVVYVGQNQSRFVINVKLLKNPSFNELLDQAREEYDFTADSKLYIPCDEEVFLKVASLPHDHKTTFCF